The sequence AAAACTATTTTTTTCCAATTGTTGCGTTAAACGTTGAAAAGAAACTTCTGAGCCTGAATCTTCCCCATCCGTCAAAATTAATACAGCATTAATGGCATCTTCTTGGTAATTATTTTGCAACCAATTTCGGGCTTGCAACGTCGCATCATATAACCGCGTTCCGCCATCAGCACGGAGATTTGTAATAAACTGCATTCCCCGTTGTTGTCCTTGAGGAGTTCCATCCACTTCCACAGGGGATTGAATGCGATTGTCAAAATCAATTAAAGCAATTTTTTCTTTTGGACCCAGACTTTCAATATAAGTCCGTAAGGTGCTTTGGACAGCTGGTAGTTTCGATCCCGCCATTGATCCTGAAGAATCGACAACAACCACCACCTGTGAGGGCTTTTTCGCATAATCTCGCCAAGATTTAAGCATTGCTTCCACTACTTCGGGAGAGGGCGGACGTAAGGAATTGTAAGTTGCATTGGGATTAACGCCATATTGCTGAGAAAACTTGTCTCCTAAAGGAATACCGGGTACGCCTGGACGTAACCCCAGATCCGTTGCAATGGCTTGAATCTCCTCAGACCGTAGAAACTCAATCACTTGTTGGGCTGCTGCTTGTTCTTGTTCATTGACCCAGGGGGCTTGGGGAACAATAGCCCGTAAGTTGGAGGTAAAGGTGTCTTGGGGATAAACGGCTTCGTAGCGAGTATTATTATTAGAGTTGCTGTTGGCTTCAATCACTAGAGACTCATAGACAGACGCGATCGATGCCCAAAAAACGCCGTTTTCGACCATATCTTGGGCTAAACTGCCAGTAGAAGTCCCATAACGGGCAATTTTGCTTTCAATTTCTCGCACTTGATCCTGATAAGTCTGGACATCAGCAACAGTCATTTGTTCTGGGGCTTTCCCAGAAACACTGGCAAATTCCGCAACTAAGGTTTGTAAACCGGAATTAGACCGTGTAGGTGCGGTGTGAACAAAGTTAATGGGTAAAGCGGGACTATTATTTCCCAGTTGTTGATGATTATCCACTTGAACTAGCGTTTTGAACAAGTCTTCTTGTTGACGTAAGTCTGTGGCTAATTCGGCTGTGGTCATAAACACCATCGGGCTATTCGCCAGTAATGGCGCATCGGGAATGTTGGGGATATAGTTTTGTCCTGGAAAAATTTGTTCCACGCGATAGCGTAACTGGGCGTGATAAATTTCCCCATCAACAGAAATTAAGGTGGGAAATTGGGGATCTGAGGAGTCAATATTACCGTTTTTCAGTTGTTCCGTTAACGAGACCACTTCCGAGACAACATCCCCACTTCCTTTGGTCTCGCAAGTGAGATAAAACTGTTCTCCTGTTTCTAGTTTTGGGTTTTGTTGATTCAGGCGTTGGGCTGCGCGATCGCAGAACGTTTCTAAATTACTTCCAGCGAGAAATTTAACTTCAAATCCTTGTTGGTTACCATTGCTGCTTGTGTCATTCACCAACTGACAACTGGTAAGGAAAAAGGAACTGCCAATTGCCATGAGAACACTCACTTTCCAAGAAAAATTACCCATAATGTTAAGCCCGTGGCTAAAAAATGAAACCACACCCATAATATCGCTATTTCTTGGGATTGTAGCTTCCAAAAACTCCCGATTACAAAGCAAACATCTTAAAAAATAAGAGGATAGAATGATTCAGAAACAGCATTTTTCTAATCAATTCCAATCAATCAAAAATAATCATGATTTATCCTTTTTCTTCTCGGATGGGACGACGGAATTTTTTATTGACCGTGAGCACAATCATTAGTTTGACCCTCGCCAAACAAGCCTCTCGCCGTGCGCTTGCCCATCCTAAATTTTCCGATTATCCCTTTTCGTTAGGCGTTGCTTCTGGGGATCCCACCTCCGATAGTGTTGTTTTATGGACTCGTTTAATTTCTGATTCTGTAACTGAGACAATGCCCATTGCTGATGATCTGATTGTCTCATGGCAAATCGCAGCTGATCCCAAAATGCGTAATCTTGTATCTAGTGGAACAACCATTGCTTCCCCAGAATTAGCTCATTCTGTCCATGTAGTTGTTGAGGGCTTAAGCAGCGATCGCGCGTATTGGTATCAGTTTAAGGTCGGAAACGAACTGAGTCCCATTGGGCGCACCCGCACCCTTCCAGACCCCACAGTTTCTCCCTATGCTCTCAAATTTGCCTTTGTCTCCTGCCAAAATTATGAGCAGGGCTATTTTAATCCCTATCGTCATCTCGCAGACGAAGATCTCGATTTTGTGATTCATTTGGGAGATTATATTTATGAATATGCAGCGAATACCTCTCGCGGATTTCCTCGCCAACATCCAGCAGTCGAATGTAGTGATTTAGCCACTTACCGACAGCGATACAGTTTATACAAGCGCGATCGCGATCTGCAAGCAGCCCACGCAGCTTTCCCCTTTATTTGTACTTGGGACGATCATGAGGTAGAAAACGATTATGCCAATACTGAATCGGAAAACTTTGAGGCAAAACAGACGTTTTTACAGCGACGCATGGCTGCGTATCAAGCCTACTATGAACATTTGCCTTTACGTCCTTTTTCCCGTCCACAGGGGGCTTCCATGCAACTCTATCGGCGTTTTCAATTCGGGAACTTAGCGCAATTTTATCTGCTGGATGGGAGACAATATCGCTCAGATCAGGCTGGTGATGATAATGGGGAAGGGGGCGGACAAGTGATCGATAGGAATTGTCCAGAACTAAATAATCCCAATCGCAGTCTTTTAGGAAAGGAGCAAGAACAATGGTTGTTTCAAGCGCTGAAAACCTCAGAAACTCATTGGAATGTCATCGCCCAACCCTACCTAGTTTCCCAGTTGAAACAGCCCTCTGCTGAAGCGGTAAGAGTTTGGACGGATGGTTGGGATGGCTATCCCGTTAGCCGTCAACGTCTGCTTGAGTTTCTCCATTGGGAAAAAATTGCTAATCCCATTTTTATTGGGGGAGATATTCATTCGTTTTGGGTGAGCGATCTCAAGCGCGATTTTGACAATCCTGAATCAGAAATTGTCGCCTCAGAATTTGTTACCAGTTCCATTAGTTCCTTGGGTGTCCCTTATGAGCAATTCTTAAGCTATTTATCCGTTAATCCTCACATCAAATTTTTTGAGAGTCGTCAACGGGGATACGTTAAATGTACCTGCAACCAACAACAATGGACCAGTGAACTCAAATGTGTGGATACGGTAGAAACTCCTCAATCTCAAATCAATACCCTTGCCAGTTACTGGGTTGAAAATGGCAAGAAGGGAACACAGTTAAGTCCATAGGTTTGGTTAAATATCAATCTTGCTAAAACACTGGCAACTAAGACAACACTGGGAATCGCAGCTAGTCACTGTTCGAGAAATCGCCTTAAAAATCTTTCACTCCAAAACTAGGGCGTACAAAGTTCTGCACCCAGTCGTTGTTCACAAAATGCTCTTTCTGAGGGGGTTAAGTCCTCTCCTTCAATATCTCTCCGTAAAACAATGCCATTATGACCCGCTAAAAACCGAGGGAGTTGATCATATTCAATCAACTCTAAGGTTGCCATATCATACGTGGCGTAAGTTGTTTTTTCTGGGGAATCAAAATCAATATCGAGAACCGTGATTGTTTTTTTCGGTGCTAAATCGCTATCAATGAGCGGACGGGGGCCACCGCCCAAAATCCCCGTATGTAACAGTTGTAAGTCTCCCCGATGTCCAGGATAATAAGCGTGCTGATGACCGCTGATATAAGTGTGAACGTCATATTTTTCCAGCATTGCTCTGAGTGCGTCGGCATGGTCCATCACTTCCCCAGGCTGGTTGCGTCCCACAGCGACTGCATATAAGGGTAAATGTCCCAATAAAATGCGTAGTTTCGCTTGTTGGGCTTCTGGACTGGCTAACGCCTTTTCCACCCAAGCCAACTTTTCTGGGGGAATATAACTGGAAGACCCATCCCAGGCAAGGAAAAAGATATCTTGATGTTGAAAGGTGTAGTAGAAGGGAAAATCAGCGCGATCAATGAATTCTAAGTTAGGATCATGTTCAGGATGATGCCAATAGTCTTTGGCTAACTCACGCTCTTGTTGAAAAAGAAATCTACCATTGACATTTCTCGCACTAGAAGCATCATGATTGCCAATGGTAAAGCCATAGGGCAGGTTGGCTTCTCGTAACGGACGCGCCAGATGATCATCAAAGGCTTGCCACATCGCTTGAATTTGAGATTTGCTTAAAGCGGGATTTTGACCCGCCACCATATCTCCACTGCAAATTACCAGATCTGGCTGCCAATCAGGAATCAGTTCCATTGCTTGATCCACGGCGGGTGGGTAATCCGTTGCGCCATAAGCCCCATTAAGGTCACTAATAACAACCAGTCGCACATCATGACGAGGGGGATTGTAGAGGTTTTCTTCGGTAATCGGTTGAGAAGGCTCTAGTTGTTCAGCAGTGGCGAGGTTAACGCTATAACTGTAAACAAGACATAAGCAAAATGTCGCGATCGCGCAAGCCAAAAATCGTTTAGGAGACACGGTTCAACAATCGGGTTAAGAATACAGCTTTACTATCCCATAAGCATTTCTAATCCACAAGGTCATCAGAATTTTTGTTTGTTGCAATCCATAATAAAGCTGTTTTATTCTACTAATGAATTTTTGATCAAGACGATGCAATCACACTTACTCACAACCTCTGTTACAGTGAAGCCCAATCAAAATGATAATCATGGTGCTAGCGGAAATCCCCTGAGTGTCGCACCAATGATGGATCGGACAGATCGCCATTTTCGCTATTTAATGCGTCAAATTACGCGCAAAACCTTGCTTTATACCGAAATGGTCACGATTCCAGCGATTCTCAACGGCGATCGCGCAAAATTATTAGGCTTTTCTCCCGAAGAACATCCCTTAGCGTTACAACTTGGCGGAGATGACCCAGAAAAAGCAGCAGAATGCGCTCGGATGGCAGCAGATTACGGTTACGATGAAATTAATCTAAATGTC comes from Halothece sp. PCC 7418 and encodes:
- a CDS encoding alkaline phosphatase; the encoded protein is MIYPFSSRMGRRNFLLTVSTIISLTLAKQASRRALAHPKFSDYPFSLGVASGDPTSDSVVLWTRLISDSVTETMPIADDLIVSWQIAADPKMRNLVSSGTTIASPELAHSVHVVVEGLSSDRAYWYQFKVGNELSPIGRTRTLPDPTVSPYALKFAFVSCQNYEQGYFNPYRHLADEDLDFVIHLGDYIYEYAANTSRGFPRQHPAVECSDLATYRQRYSLYKRDRDLQAAHAAFPFICTWDDHEVENDYANTESENFEAKQTFLQRRMAAYQAYYEHLPLRPFSRPQGASMQLYRRFQFGNLAQFYLLDGRQYRSDQAGDDNGEGGGQVIDRNCPELNNPNRSLLGKEQEQWLFQALKTSETHWNVIAQPYLVSQLKQPSAEAVRVWTDGWDGYPVSRQRLLEFLHWEKIANPIFIGGDIHSFWVSDLKRDFDNPESEIVASEFVTSSISSLGVPYEQFLSYLSVNPHIKFFESRQRGYVKCTCNQQQWTSELKCVDTVETPQSQINTLASYWVENGKKGTQLSP
- a CDS encoding metallophosphoesterase translates to MSPKRFLACAIATFCLCLVYSYSVNLATAEQLEPSQPITEENLYNPPRHDVRLVVISDLNGAYGATDYPPAVDQAMELIPDWQPDLVICSGDMVAGQNPALSKSQIQAMWQAFDDHLARPLREANLPYGFTIGNHDASSARNVNGRFLFQQERELAKDYWHHPEHDPNLEFIDRADFPFYYTFQHQDIFFLAWDGSSSYIPPEKLAWVEKALASPEAQQAKLRILLGHLPLYAVAVGRNQPGEVMDHADALRAMLEKYDVHTYISGHQHAYYPGHRGDLQLLHTGILGGGPRPLIDSDLAPKKTITVLDIDFDSPEKTTYATYDMATLELIEYDQLPRFLAGHNGIVLRRDIEGEDLTPSERAFCEQRLGAELCTP
- a CDS encoding extracellular solute-binding protein, with protein sequence MGNFSWKVSVLMAIGSSFFLTSCQLVNDTSSNGNQQGFEVKFLAGSNLETFCDRAAQRLNQQNPKLETGEQFYLTCETKGSGDVVSEVVSLTEQLKNGNIDSSDPQFPTLISVDGEIYHAQLRYRVEQIFPGQNYIPNIPDAPLLANSPMVFMTTAELATDLRQQEDLFKTLVQVDNHQQLGNNSPALPINFVHTAPTRSNSGLQTLVAEFASVSGKAPEQMTVADVQTYQDQVREIESKIARYGTSTGSLAQDMVENGVFWASIASVYESLVIEANSNSNNNTRYEAVYPQDTFTSNLRAIVPQAPWVNEQEQAAAQQVIEFLRSEEIQAIATDLGLRPGVPGIPLGDKFSQQYGVNPNATYNSLRPPSPEVVEAMLKSWRDYAKKPSQVVVVVDSSGSMAGSKLPAVQSTLRTYIESLGPKEKIALIDFDNRIQSPVEVDGTPQGQQRGMQFITNLRADGGTRLYDATLQARNWLQNNYQEDAINAVLILTDGEDSGSEVSFQRLTQQLEKNSFSSDRRIAFFTVGYGKEGEFNPDVLQKMAELNGGYYRKGNPQTLSQLMSDLQLEF